The proteins below are encoded in one region of Oryzias melastigma strain HK-1 linkage group LG7, ASM292280v2, whole genome shotgun sequence:
- the tead3a gene encoding transcriptional enhancer factor TEF-5 isoform X2, producing MYGRNELIARYIKLRTGKTRTRKQVSSHLQVLAKRRSREIQSKLKAMNLDQVSKDKALQTVANLSSAQIVSASVMKPQTPFPASVRFWPGPVPGQAGHSQDIKPFAQPPYTTLPTPVPTPIGYEALPPPRPPAIAPPVWQDRTIASAKLRLVEYSAFMESQRDRETYKHLFVHIGPSNPGYSDPVLESIDVRQIYDKFSEKKGGLKELYEKGPHNAFFLVKFWADLSIDVEEGSGIFYGVSSQYSGTENITISVSTKVCSFGKQVVEKVETEYAHLEGGKYMFRIHRSPMCEYMINFIHKLKHLPEKYMMNSVLENFTILQVVSNRETQETLLCIAFVFEVSTSEHGAQYHVYRLVND from the exons ATGTATG gtcgAAATGAGCTGATTGCTCGCTACATAAAACTACGAACAGGAAAGACGCGAACACGCAAACAG GTCTCTAGTCACCTGCAAGTATTGGCCAAAAGAAGGTCTCGTGAGATTCAGTCTAAGCTGAAG GCCATGAACTTG gaCCAGGTGTCCAAAGACAAGGCGCTGCAGACAGTGGCCAACCTGTCATCTGCTCAGATTGTGTCTGCGAGTGTCATGAAACCTCAAACACCCTTCCCAGCATCAGTCAGA ttttggcCAGGTCCTGTACCGGGACAGGCTGGACATTCTCAGGA CATTAAGCCCTTTGCACAGCCTCCATACACAACACTACCTACCCCTGTCCCCACACCTATTG GTTATGAGGCCCTGCCACCCCCTCGGCCTCCAGCTATAGCTCCTCCTGTATGGCAAGACAGAACCATTGCTTCAGCGAAACTACGACTGGTGGAATATTCTGCGTTTATGGAATcccagagagacagagagacg tACAAACACCTTTTTGTACACATTGGGCCGTCAAACCCAGGCTACAGCGATCCTGTGCTGGAGTCCATAGACGTGAGGCAGATTTACGACAAATTCTCGGAGAAGAAAGGAGGTCTAAAGGAGCTGTACGAAAAAGGGCCGCACAACGCCTTTTTTCTTGTCAAATTTTGG GCTGACCTCAGCATTGATGTTGAAGAAGGTTCTGGCATCTTTTATGGTGTGAGCAGCCAATACAGTGGAACGGAAAATATCACCATCAGCGTTTCTACGAAGGTGTGCTCATTTGGAAAACAAGTGGTGGAGAAGGTtgag ACGGAATATGCACACCTGGAGGGAGGAAAGTACATGTTTCGAATCCACCGTTCACCCATGTGTGAATATATGATCAACTTCATCCACAAACTGAAGCACCTGCCAGAAAAATACATGATGAACAGTGTACTAGAGAATTTCACTATTCTCCAG GTGGTGTCCAACAGAGAAACTCAGGAGACTCTGCTGTGCATCGCCTTTGTGTTTGAAGTGTCCACAAGTGAACATGGAGCACAGTACCACGTTTACCGACTGGTTAACGACTag
- the LOC112159183 gene encoding plakophilin-1 isoform X1 (The sequence of the model RefSeq protein was modified relative to this genomic sequence to represent the inferred CDS: added 75 bases not found in genome assembly), giving the protein MMVPEPLRSAMVSDVGEDTSLALPSDNSLSTGQQRVLNQVHTIKRSKFKQSKIISPPASTGMAQQTSTTSSDFGTFKFSPSKVNGTFSPTNSSISTGFSKGVNSQRSRTISGKAGRNFSSSGTWDQQVNNHTKSQKSNGLKHSRSDPALAPPVSLPPAPSMRVKGQIPQGQTTSQAQINRLATSSMVNDVFMTNTLRSPSFHSQQDGKLGTLKSLKMEQRSIVYPPTGMADITLKEAVDFLSSPEESYQHRGASFIQHTTFKEPDTKTEVLQLGGIPGLVTLLRSPNPGVSQVAAGALRNLVFNNKKNKLEVQHCDGIAKALQLLKETDSTESQKQITGLLWNLSSAEELKKELTTTAMPVLTEHVVKPFTLLSDSSTITYVDPAVFNCATGCLRNLSCGEEQERNSMRSCKGLIDSLISYIRSCVAEGNPDDLSVENCTCILHNLTFQLEDEYPESFSHYQLSEAQQEAKKSSTVGCFSPRSSKAQKEIIYDMEKAPAADSEVSGVQWLCHPKAVEAYLSLLSSSEKDATLEASCGALQNLTAGRKGSSAVSGVLLEKLKSAFVLPSLLKSPNKNLQKTTLSLLDNLSRNKSSQVSMARQVLPHLSSLLSSESTDTGISDDIVATACSTARRLVLADNELNKKVISTDLVNFLMDLSSNESLPKASKEASLLLYSMWNEKNLQSIVKKLGFKKAAFVNETTIKAHHSVVYIE; this is encoded by the exons ATGATGGTTCCGGAGCCGCTGCGCTCGGCGATGGTCAGCGACGTCGGGGAGGACACTTCGCTCGCGCTGCCGTCCGATAACAGCCTGAGCACGGGGCAGCAGCGCGTGCTCAACCAGGTCCACACCATCAAGAGGAGCAAGTTCAAACAGAGCAAGATCATCAGTCCACCTGCTTCGA CAGGCATGGCTCAGCAGACCTCCACAACTTCAAGCGATTTTGGAACGTTCAAGTTTTCTCCATCCAAAGTAAACGGCACCTTCAGTCCCACCAACTCCAGCATTTCAACCGGCTTCAGCAAAGGG gtAAATTCCCAAAGGAGTCGTACTATATCTGGAAAAGCAGGAAGAAATTTCAGTTCTTCCGGCACTTGGGACCAGCAAGTCAACAATCACACCAAATCCCAGAAATCCAACGGGCTGAAACACAGTCGCAGTGACCCTGCTCTGGCTCCGCCTGTGTCTTTACCACCTGCACCGAGCATG AGAGTTAAAGGACAGATCCCTCAAGGCCAAACCACCTCTCAGGCTCAAATAAATCGACTTGCCACCTCCTCTATGGTTAATGACGTGTTTATGACTAACACCCTCCGGTCGCCCTCCTTCCACTCCCAACAAGACGGCAAGCTTGGTACTCTGAAATCATTGAAAATGGAGCAGAGATCAAT TGTGTACCCTCCTACTGGCATGGCAGATATAACCCTGAAGGAGGCTGTGGACTTCCTGTCCTCCCCTGAGGAGAGCTACCAGCACCGTGGAGCCAGCTTCATTCAACACACCACCTTCAAAGAGCCTGATACCAAGACAGAG GTGTTACAACTTGGGGGCATTCCAGGTCTGGTGACCCTGCTGCGAAGCCCCAACCCGGGTGTGAGCCAGGTGGCAGCCGGGGCGCTGAGGAACCTTGTGTTCAACAATAAGAAGAATAAGCTGGAGGTCCAGCACTGTGACGGAATAGCAAAGGCTTTGCAGCTACTGAAGGAGACAGATTCTACCGAGTCCCAGAAACAAATCACTG GCCTGCTGTGGAACCTGTCATCCGCTGAGGAGTTGAAGAAAGAGCTTACGACCACCGCCATGCCTGTCCTGACTGAACATGTGGTCAAACCGTTCACCCTGCTGTCAGACTCCTCCACCATCACCTATGTCGACCCGGCCGTCTTCAACTGTGCAACAGGCTGCCTTCG GAACCTGAGCTGTGGAGAGGAACAGGAGAGGAATTCAATGAGAAGCTGCAAAGGCCTCATCGATTCACTTATAAGTTACATTCGGTCCTGTGTGGCAGAGGGAAACCCAGATGACTTG tcgGTGGAGAACTGTACGTGCATTCTCCATAACCTGACCTTCCAGCTGGAGGATGAGTACCCGGAGAGTTTCAGTCACTATCAGCTTTCAGAGGCCCAACAAGAAGCAAAGAAATCGTCCACAGTGGGATGCTTCAGCCCTCGGAGCAGCAAAGCTCAAAAGGAG aTAATTTATGACATGGAGAAAGCTCCAGCAGCAGACAGTGAGGTGTCAGGGGTGCAGTGGTTGTGCCACCCTAAAGCTGTAGAGGCGTATCTGTCTCTGCTAAGCTCCTCTGAAAAAGACGCCACTCTTGAGGCCAGCTGTGGAGCTCTGCAGAACCTCACCGCCGGCCGAAAG GGATCCTCTGCTGTGAGTGGAGTTCTGCTTGAAAAGTTGAAGAGTGCGTTTGTCTTGCCTTCTCTGTTGAAGTCGCCCAACAAAAACCTCCAAAAGACAACTCTGTCCCTGCTGGACAACCTGTCTCGCAACAAGAGCTCTCAAGTCTCCATGG CAAGGCAGGTGCTGCCTCACCTCAGCAGCCTTCTCTCCTCCGAGTCGACGGACACAGGAATCTCTGACGACATCGTAGCAACAGCTTGCAGCACAGCTCGGAGACTGGTGCTCGCCGACAACGAGCTCAACAAAAAGGTCATCAGCACAGACCTGGTCAATTTTCTGATGGATCTGAGCTCGAACGA GTCACTTCCCAAAGCTAGCAAAGAAGCCTCGTTGCTGCTGTACAGCATGTGGAATGAGAAGAATTTACAAAGCATTGTGAAAAAG
- the LOC112159183 gene encoding plakophilin-1 isoform X2 (The sequence of the model RefSeq protein was modified relative to this genomic sequence to represent the inferred CDS: added 75 bases not found in genome assembly) → MMVPEPLRSAMVSDVGEDTSLALPSDNSLSTGQQRVLNQVHTIKRSKFKQSKIISPPASSMAQQTSTTSSDFGTFKFSPSKVNGTFSPTNSSISTGFSKGVNSQRSRTISGKAGRNFSSSGTWDQQVNNHTKSQKSNGLKHSRSDPALAPPVSLPPAPSMRVKGQIPQGQTTSQAQINRLATSSMVNDVFMTNTLRSPSFHSQQDGKLGTLKSLKMEQRSIVYPPTGMADITLKEAVDFLSSPEESYQHRGASFIQHTTFKEPDTKTEVLQLGGIPGLVTLLRSPNPGVSQVAAGALRNLVFNNKKNKLEVQHCDGIAKALQLLKETDSTESQKQITGLLWNLSSAEELKKELTTTAMPVLTEHVVKPFTLLSDSSTITYVDPAVFNCATGCLRNLSCGEEQERNSMRSCKGLIDSLISYIRSCVAEGNPDDLSVENCTCILHNLTFQLEDEYPESFSHYQLSEAQQEAKKSSTVGCFSPRSSKAQKEIIYDMEKAPAADSEVSGVQWLCHPKAVEAYLSLLSSSEKDATLEASCGALQNLTAGRKGSSAVSGVLLEKLKSAFVLPSLLKSPNKNLQKTTLSLLDNLSRNKSSQVSMARQVLPHLSSLLSSESTDTGISDDIVATACSTARRLVLADNELNKKVISTDLVNFLMDLSSNESLPKASKEASLLLYSMWNEKNLQSIVKKLGFKKAAFVNETTIKAHHSVVYIE, encoded by the exons ATGATGGTTCCGGAGCCGCTGCGCTCGGCGATGGTCAGCGACGTCGGGGAGGACACTTCGCTCGCGCTGCCGTCCGATAACAGCCTGAGCACGGGGCAGCAGCGCGTGCTCAACCAGGTCCACACCATCAAGAGGAGCAAGTTCAAACAGAGCAAGATCATCAGTCCACCTGCTTCGA GCATGGCTCAGCAGACCTCCACAACTTCAAGCGATTTTGGAACGTTCAAGTTTTCTCCATCCAAAGTAAACGGCACCTTCAGTCCCACCAACTCCAGCATTTCAACCGGCTTCAGCAAAGGG gtAAATTCCCAAAGGAGTCGTACTATATCTGGAAAAGCAGGAAGAAATTTCAGTTCTTCCGGCACTTGGGACCAGCAAGTCAACAATCACACCAAATCCCAGAAATCCAACGGGCTGAAACACAGTCGCAGTGACCCTGCTCTGGCTCCGCCTGTGTCTTTACCACCTGCACCGAGCATG AGAGTTAAAGGACAGATCCCTCAAGGCCAAACCACCTCTCAGGCTCAAATAAATCGACTTGCCACCTCCTCTATGGTTAATGACGTGTTTATGACTAACACCCTCCGGTCGCCCTCCTTCCACTCCCAACAAGACGGCAAGCTTGGTACTCTGAAATCATTGAAAATGGAGCAGAGATCAAT TGTGTACCCTCCTACTGGCATGGCAGATATAACCCTGAAGGAGGCTGTGGACTTCCTGTCCTCCCCTGAGGAGAGCTACCAGCACCGTGGAGCCAGCTTCATTCAACACACCACCTTCAAAGAGCCTGATACCAAGACAGAG GTGTTACAACTTGGGGGCATTCCAGGTCTGGTGACCCTGCTGCGAAGCCCCAACCCGGGTGTGAGCCAGGTGGCAGCCGGGGCGCTGAGGAACCTTGTGTTCAACAATAAGAAGAATAAGCTGGAGGTCCAGCACTGTGACGGAATAGCAAAGGCTTTGCAGCTACTGAAGGAGACAGATTCTACCGAGTCCCAGAAACAAATCACTG GCCTGCTGTGGAACCTGTCATCCGCTGAGGAGTTGAAGAAAGAGCTTACGACCACCGCCATGCCTGTCCTGACTGAACATGTGGTCAAACCGTTCACCCTGCTGTCAGACTCCTCCACCATCACCTATGTCGACCCGGCCGTCTTCAACTGTGCAACAGGCTGCCTTCG GAACCTGAGCTGTGGAGAGGAACAGGAGAGGAATTCAATGAGAAGCTGCAAAGGCCTCATCGATTCACTTATAAGTTACATTCGGTCCTGTGTGGCAGAGGGAAACCCAGATGACTTG tcgGTGGAGAACTGTACGTGCATTCTCCATAACCTGACCTTCCAGCTGGAGGATGAGTACCCGGAGAGTTTCAGTCACTATCAGCTTTCAGAGGCCCAACAAGAAGCAAAGAAATCGTCCACAGTGGGATGCTTCAGCCCTCGGAGCAGCAAAGCTCAAAAGGAG aTAATTTATGACATGGAGAAAGCTCCAGCAGCAGACAGTGAGGTGTCAGGGGTGCAGTGGTTGTGCCACCCTAAAGCTGTAGAGGCGTATCTGTCTCTGCTAAGCTCCTCTGAAAAAGACGCCACTCTTGAGGCCAGCTGTGGAGCTCTGCAGAACCTCACCGCCGGCCGAAAG GGATCCTCTGCTGTGAGTGGAGTTCTGCTTGAAAAGTTGAAGAGTGCGTTTGTCTTGCCTTCTCTGTTGAAGTCGCCCAACAAAAACCTCCAAAAGACAACTCTGTCCCTGCTGGACAACCTGTCTCGCAACAAGAGCTCTCAAGTCTCCATGG CAAGGCAGGTGCTGCCTCACCTCAGCAGCCTTCTCTCCTCCGAGTCGACGGACACAGGAATCTCTGACGACATCGTAGCAACAGCTTGCAGCACAGCTCGGAGACTGGTGCTCGCCGACAACGAGCTCAACAAAAAGGTCATCAGCACAGACCTGGTCAATTTTCTGATGGATCTGAGCTCGAACGA GTCACTTCCCAAAGCTAGCAAAGAAGCCTCGTTGCTGCTGTACAGCATGTGGAATGAGAAGAATTTACAAAGCATTGTGAAAAAG
- the tead3a gene encoding transcriptional enhancer factor TEF-5 isoform X1, whose amino-acid sequence MYGRNELIARYIKLRTGKTRTRKQVSSHIQVLARKRVREYQASIKAMNLDQVSKDKALQTVANLSSAQIVSASVMKPQTPFPASVRFWPGPVPGQAGHSQDIKPFAQPPYTTLPTPVPTPIGYEALPPPRPPAIAPPVWQDRTIASAKLRLVEYSAFMESQRDRETYKHLFVHIGPSNPGYSDPVLESIDVRQIYDKFSEKKGGLKELYEKGPHNAFFLVKFWADLSIDVEEGSGIFYGVSSQYSGTENITISVSTKVCSFGKQVVEKVETEYAHLEGGKYMFRIHRSPMCEYMINFIHKLKHLPEKYMMNSVLENFTILQVVSNRETQETLLCIAFVFEVSTSEHGAQYHVYRLVND is encoded by the exons ATGTATG gtcgAAATGAGCTGATTGCTCGCTACATAAAACTACGAACAGGAAAGACGCGAACACGCAAACAG GTATCAAGTCACATCCAGGTTTTGGCCCGTAAGAGGGTGCGAGAATACCAGGCAAGCATCAAG GCCATGAACTTG gaCCAGGTGTCCAAAGACAAGGCGCTGCAGACAGTGGCCAACCTGTCATCTGCTCAGATTGTGTCTGCGAGTGTCATGAAACCTCAAACACCCTTCCCAGCATCAGTCAGA ttttggcCAGGTCCTGTACCGGGACAGGCTGGACATTCTCAGGA CATTAAGCCCTTTGCACAGCCTCCATACACAACACTACCTACCCCTGTCCCCACACCTATTG GTTATGAGGCCCTGCCACCCCCTCGGCCTCCAGCTATAGCTCCTCCTGTATGGCAAGACAGAACCATTGCTTCAGCGAAACTACGACTGGTGGAATATTCTGCGTTTATGGAATcccagagagacagagagacg tACAAACACCTTTTTGTACACATTGGGCCGTCAAACCCAGGCTACAGCGATCCTGTGCTGGAGTCCATAGACGTGAGGCAGATTTACGACAAATTCTCGGAGAAGAAAGGAGGTCTAAAGGAGCTGTACGAAAAAGGGCCGCACAACGCCTTTTTTCTTGTCAAATTTTGG GCTGACCTCAGCATTGATGTTGAAGAAGGTTCTGGCATCTTTTATGGTGTGAGCAGCCAATACAGTGGAACGGAAAATATCACCATCAGCGTTTCTACGAAGGTGTGCTCATTTGGAAAACAAGTGGTGGAGAAGGTtgag ACGGAATATGCACACCTGGAGGGAGGAAAGTACATGTTTCGAATCCACCGTTCACCCATGTGTGAATATATGATCAACTTCATCCACAAACTGAAGCACCTGCCAGAAAAATACATGATGAACAGTGTACTAGAGAATTTCACTATTCTCCAG GTGGTGTCCAACAGAGAAACTCAGGAGACTCTGCTGTGCATCGCCTTTGTGTTTGAAGTGTCCACAAGTGAACATGGAGCACAGTACCACGTTTACCGACTGGTTAACGACTag
- the tead3a gene encoding transcriptional enhancer factor TEF-5 isoform X3, translating into MYGRNELIARYIKLRTGKTRTRKQVSSHIQVLARKRVREYQASIKDQVSKDKALQTVANLSSAQIVSASVMKPQTPFPASVRFWPGPVPGQAGHSQDIKPFAQPPYTTLPTPVPTPIGYEALPPPRPPAIAPPVWQDRTIASAKLRLVEYSAFMESQRDRETYKHLFVHIGPSNPGYSDPVLESIDVRQIYDKFSEKKGGLKELYEKGPHNAFFLVKFWADLSIDVEEGSGIFYGVSSQYSGTENITISVSTKVCSFGKQVVEKVETEYAHLEGGKYMFRIHRSPMCEYMINFIHKLKHLPEKYMMNSVLENFTILQVVSNRETQETLLCIAFVFEVSTSEHGAQYHVYRLVND; encoded by the exons ATGTATG gtcgAAATGAGCTGATTGCTCGCTACATAAAACTACGAACAGGAAAGACGCGAACACGCAAACAG GTATCAAGTCACATCCAGGTTTTGGCCCGTAAGAGGGTGCGAGAATACCAGGCAAGCATCAAG gaCCAGGTGTCCAAAGACAAGGCGCTGCAGACAGTGGCCAACCTGTCATCTGCTCAGATTGTGTCTGCGAGTGTCATGAAACCTCAAACACCCTTCCCAGCATCAGTCAGA ttttggcCAGGTCCTGTACCGGGACAGGCTGGACATTCTCAGGA CATTAAGCCCTTTGCACAGCCTCCATACACAACACTACCTACCCCTGTCCCCACACCTATTG GTTATGAGGCCCTGCCACCCCCTCGGCCTCCAGCTATAGCTCCTCCTGTATGGCAAGACAGAACCATTGCTTCAGCGAAACTACGACTGGTGGAATATTCTGCGTTTATGGAATcccagagagacagagagacg tACAAACACCTTTTTGTACACATTGGGCCGTCAAACCCAGGCTACAGCGATCCTGTGCTGGAGTCCATAGACGTGAGGCAGATTTACGACAAATTCTCGGAGAAGAAAGGAGGTCTAAAGGAGCTGTACGAAAAAGGGCCGCACAACGCCTTTTTTCTTGTCAAATTTTGG GCTGACCTCAGCATTGATGTTGAAGAAGGTTCTGGCATCTTTTATGGTGTGAGCAGCCAATACAGTGGAACGGAAAATATCACCATCAGCGTTTCTACGAAGGTGTGCTCATTTGGAAAACAAGTGGTGGAGAAGGTtgag ACGGAATATGCACACCTGGAGGGAGGAAAGTACATGTTTCGAATCCACCGTTCACCCATGTGTGAATATATGATCAACTTCATCCACAAACTGAAGCACCTGCCAGAAAAATACATGATGAACAGTGTACTAGAGAATTTCACTATTCTCCAG GTGGTGTCCAACAGAGAAACTCAGGAGACTCTGCTGTGCATCGCCTTTGTGTTTGAAGTGTCCACAAGTGAACATGGAGCACAGTACCACGTTTACCGACTGGTTAACGACTag